The proteins below are encoded in one region of Terriglobia bacterium:
- a CDS encoding UpxY family transcription antiterminator: protein MEICQQEQSWFAIQVRPRHEFASARILRNKGFEEFVPAYSAKRQWSDRQKQIEVPLFAGYVFCKFHPVKKLPIINTAGVIRVVGTHQGPAAIADQEINAIRKIVESGEQIRPHPYIAVGSRIRIEEGPMAGVEGIFMGEKKGSEMIISIDLLQRSISLQIKGYAITSVN, encoded by the coding sequence ATGGAAATATGCCAGCAAGAGCAGTCCTGGTTTGCTATCCAGGTAAGGCCGCGACATGAATTTGCGTCAGCCAGGATCCTGCGAAACAAGGGCTTCGAGGAATTTGTCCCCGCCTATAGCGCGAAACGTCAGTGGTCGGACCGTCAAAAGCAAATTGAAGTCCCTCTGTTTGCCGGTTATGTGTTCTGCAAGTTCCATCCGGTAAAAAAGCTTCCAATCATCAATACGGCAGGCGTGATTCGGGTCGTGGGCACTCATCAAGGTCCTGCCGCAATTGCCGACCAGGAAATTAACGCTATCCGGAAAATAGTCGAATCTGGAGAACAAATCCGGCCTCACCCATATATAGCCGTAGGTTCAAGAATCAGGATTGAAGAAGGCCCTATGGCGGGCGTTGAAGGTATTTTTATGGGAGAGAAGAAGGGATCGGAGATGATCATCTCCATTGACCTGCTTCAGCGTTCTATTTCTCTTCAGATTAAAGGTTATGCGATTACATCTGTTAACTAA
- a CDS encoding S9 family peptidase has product MSRSVRFLFVVLCLSAAIAGFAQAQKRSITEKDIFQFNWIGDPQISPDGSHVAFVKVTVDEKKTGYDTAIWSVSTRGDEQPRRMTDGKHDSSPRWSPDGKWLVFVRAPEPAAGAGPGGPGGMGRGPLPQLYLLPVSGGGESWKITDLPRGAGGPAWSPDSKMIAFTSDTSAEDLAKQHKKEAASKGKSEEKFSADKPEAGPTAAKSPEADADHESDVRVITRSVYRINGGGYLDYKHPQHVWVIATPQSSEDDAKPKQLTTGKYQEDGIMWSPDSSRIYFTTTQVDDPSYEHPHADVYSVAAAGGAPAKLLTINMAPREMSLSPDGKRLAFCASVNEPVQSYTEPDLWVMDLDATAKPRNLTANYDFDVCSGVGGDQGPPRAGGQDHIVWTGDGNNLILTTAREGMANLIAVDAASGKITELTNGKQAVERFRATSDARTLVVLISTPTNIGDLFVLNHGSTAAPHQITHINQKLFSQLTLTEPEEIWYTSFDGKKIHAWIQKPPDFDPAKKYPLILNIHGGPHTAYGFIFDHEFQWMAAKGYVVLYPNPRGSTSYGQQFGNIIQYHYPGDDFKDLMIGVDEVIKRGYIDPKKLGVTGGSGGGLLTDWIVGHTDRFAAAVAQRDIASWAAWWYAADFTLFQPSWFKAPPFQDPQDYVNRSPITYIQNVHTPLMLVLGEADFRTPPAAGGEEMFRALKFLKRPVVMVRFPGESHELSRSGQPWHRVERLEHIVGWFDKYLQGLPKPEYDGVAKSEVSVKPSDLPGKHDASKPPEPTPPKHKK; this is encoded by the coding sequence ATGTCCCGTTCTGTCCGCTTTCTTTTTGTTGTGCTCTGTCTATCCGCGGCGATTGCCGGCTTTGCCCAGGCGCAAAAGCGTTCGATCACAGAGAAAGACATCTTCCAATTCAACTGGATTGGCGACCCGCAGATTTCGCCTGACGGCTCTCACGTGGCCTTTGTAAAGGTCACAGTCGACGAAAAGAAGACCGGATATGACACCGCCATCTGGAGCGTCAGCACGCGCGGCGACGAGCAACCGCGCCGCATGACCGATGGCAAGCATGATTCTTCTCCGCGCTGGTCGCCGGACGGCAAGTGGCTGGTGTTTGTGCGCGCGCCTGAGCCTGCTGCCGGCGCGGGTCCTGGCGGCCCCGGCGGAATGGGACGTGGACCGTTACCGCAGCTCTATTTGCTGCCGGTGAGCGGAGGCGGCGAGTCATGGAAGATTACCGATCTGCCACGCGGCGCGGGCGGGCCTGCGTGGTCGCCAGACAGCAAGATGATCGCTTTTACCAGTGACACGTCTGCGGAAGACCTGGCCAAGCAGCACAAGAAAGAAGCGGCGTCCAAAGGCAAGTCAGAAGAAAAATTCTCAGCCGATAAACCGGAAGCGGGGCCGACTGCGGCGAAATCGCCGGAAGCAGATGCCGACCATGAGAGCGATGTACGCGTGATCACGCGTTCGGTCTATCGCATCAACGGCGGCGGCTATCTGGATTACAAACACCCGCAGCATGTTTGGGTGATCGCCACGCCGCAAAGCTCTGAGGACGACGCCAAACCGAAACAGCTCACCACTGGCAAATATCAGGAAGACGGCATCATGTGGTCGCCGGATTCAAGCAGGATCTATTTCACCACCACGCAGGTGGACGATCCTTCTTACGAGCATCCGCATGCCGATGTCTACTCAGTGGCGGCAGCGGGCGGCGCGCCGGCAAAGCTGCTCACCATTAATATGGCGCCGCGCGAAATGTCACTCAGCCCAGACGGCAAGCGCCTGGCCTTCTGCGCTTCAGTGAACGAGCCGGTACAGTCTTACACCGAGCCCGATCTATGGGTAATGGACCTTGACGCCACGGCCAAGCCGCGCAACCTGACCGCGAATTACGACTTTGACGTTTGCAGCGGCGTTGGTGGCGACCAGGGCCCACCGCGCGCTGGAGGGCAGGACCACATCGTATGGACCGGCGATGGCAACAACTTGATTTTGACCACTGCGCGCGAAGGCATGGCCAATCTGATTGCGGTCGATGCGGCCTCTGGAAAAATCACCGAACTCACAAATGGGAAGCAGGCGGTGGAGCGCTTCCGGGCGACGAGCGATGCCCGGACCTTGGTCGTGCTGATCTCAACACCGACGAACATAGGCGATCTATTTGTGCTGAATCATGGGTCGACCGCCGCGCCCCACCAGATCACCCACATCAATCAAAAGCTTTTCTCCCAGCTCACCCTCACCGAGCCGGAAGAGATCTGGTACACCAGCTTTGACGGCAAAAAAATCCACGCGTGGATCCAGAAGCCGCCCGACTTCGACCCGGCGAAAAAATATCCGCTGATCCTGAACATTCATGGCGGCCCGCATACCGCCTATGGTTTCATCTTCGACCATGAATTTCAATGGATGGCCGCCAAAGGCTACGTGGTTCTTTACCCGAACCCACGCGGCAGCACGAGCTACGGGCAACAGTTCGGCAACATCATTCAGTATCACTATCCGGGCGACGACTTCAAAGACCTGATGATTGGCGTGGACGAAGTGATAAAGCGCGGATACATCGACCCGAAAAAACTTGGCGTGACCGGCGGCAGTGGCGGTGGACTGCTGACAGACTGGATCGTGGGCCATACAGATCGCTTTGCCGCTGCGGTGGCGCAGCGCGACATCGCAAGCTGGGCGGCGTGGTGGTACGCCGCGGACTTCACATTGTTCCAGCCGTCATGGTTCAAAGCACCGCCGTTCCAGGACCCGCAGGATTACGTGAACCGCTCGCCCATTACTTACATCCAGAACGTCCACACGCCGCTGATGCTGGTGCTGGGTGAAGCCGACTTTCGCACGCCGCCCGCGGCCGGCGGAGAAGAAATGTTCCGCGCGCTTAAATTCCTGAAGCGCCCGGTGGTCATGGTGCGGTTTCCGGGCGAGTCGCACGAGCTTTCACGCTCAGGGCAGCCGTGGCACCGCGTGGAGCGGCTTGAGCACATTGTCGGCTGGTTTGATAAATATCTTCAGGGACTACCGAAGCCGGAATATGACGGCGTGGCGAAAAGCGAGGTGAGCGTGAAGCCCAGCGATTTGCCGGGCAAGCACGATGCGAGCAAGCCACCGGAGCCAACGCCGCCGAAGCATAAGAAATAA
- a CDS encoding DUF4157 domain-containing protein translates to MSTFSPKESRQRTPSSTPSLIAPTRSINHQQHPILNLQRTIGNQAALRLMQAPVRSIQRKLAINEPGDAYEQEADRVSEQVMRMPETRTAAAAASSAAPRVQRACACGGTCDDCKKHSEDEHARVQMKAAGPRSSGGMEAPPIVHEALRSPGKPLDRATRDFMEPRFGHDFSGVRVHTGTKAMESAKAVNARAYTAGNNVVFGAGEFTPGTHEGQRLLGHELTHVVQQDGLSTAPQVQRKPSTDDERAHNQAVQQHKEQQLNVAQILERGRKIKRDPSKGPLDPDNLYVNTIDLLDKRRMVLTILTPTHYSDPNNPTYFDPKVHYPDTGGDYLADPRAKGVGTVSPPTPGTAGLTDVLKTQSTSISTVQKGDEKVQPRVTLTPQPEQSPEVEPQRKAPQATPPVLPALTWTAAEVQLFTSSTPISESDFRNTFVHEGQHVADLDYLQTLDFSDWHTVFARYASEFRAFWLQPKNQGSCPIPGVCVGAGGNFPDPIPIDPADKQPPITLGKDQNCKPCPTPAQGSTPPARSRVPQMKNSRQDAIFRTLMSNYSYQQFDCFYVCNKSFSDAVDAFTLPAGENVANSVRLMDLRLELQKLAPTMSLAELKQTKFEAAISALDDIDWAFLKERQTKSAKGLHLSDPLWDLLRSAAPAPIVDMMAAVVDKKSPRDAAVKALESALKKIK, encoded by the coding sequence ATGAGCACCTTTTCGCCCAAAGAGAGCCGGCAACGGACACCCTCGAGCACTCCCAGCCTTATCGCGCCGACCCGTTCGATCAACCATCAGCAGCATCCAATTCTGAATTTGCAGCGCACAATTGGCAATCAGGCGGCGCTGCGGCTCATGCAGGCGCCGGTGCGGAGCATCCAGCGGAAACTCGCCATTAACGAGCCCGGCGATGCATACGAGCAAGAAGCCGACCGCGTGTCCGAGCAGGTGATGCGCATGCCCGAGACCCGCACGGCTGCGGCCGCGGCATCAAGCGCGGCCCCAAGAGTCCAGCGCGCCTGCGCCTGCGGTGGAACATGCGACGACTGCAAGAAGCATTCAGAAGACGAACATGCCCGCGTGCAGATGAAAGCCGCCGGGCCGCGCAGCAGCGGCGGGATGGAAGCGCCGCCGATTGTCCATGAAGCTCTGCGCTCGCCCGGTAAACCGCTGGACAGGGCGACACGCGACTTTATGGAGCCTCGGTTCGGGCACGACTTCAGCGGTGTGCGGGTGCATACGGGTACGAAGGCGATGGAGTCGGCGAAGGCGGTGAATGCAAGAGCGTATACGGCGGGGAATAACGTGGTATTCGGCGCGGGAGAATTTACGCCAGGAACGCATGAAGGCCAGCGATTGCTGGGGCATGAGCTGACGCATGTGGTCCAGCAGGACGGCCTATCAACAGCGCCGCAGGTGCAGCGCAAACCCTCAACCGACGATGAAAGAGCACATAACCAAGCGGTCCAGCAGCACAAGGAGCAGCAACTGAATGTTGCTCAGATACTGGAGCGGGGACGTAAGATCAAGCGCGATCCTTCGAAAGGCCCCCTGGATCCGGACAATCTTTATGTGAATACAATAGATCTGCTGGACAAGAGGAGAATGGTTTTGACTATTCTCACTCCTACACATTATTCAGATCCGAACAACCCGACTTATTTTGATCCCAAAGTCCACTACCCGGATACCGGCGGGGATTACTTGGCGGATCCGAGAGCCAAAGGCGTTGGAACAGTTTCTCCTCCCACTCCCGGCACGGCAGGTCTAACAGACGTGCTGAAGACGCAAAGCACTTCAATCTCGACGGTGCAAAAAGGAGATGAAAAGGTTCAGCCACGCGTAACCTTGACACCGCAGCCAGAGCAATCACCCGAAGTAGAACCCCAGCGAAAGGCACCACAGGCCACACCACCGGTCCTTCCGGCATTGACGTGGACCGCTGCCGAAGTCCAATTATTCACCAGCTCTACTCCCATTTCAGAATCAGATTTTAGAAATACATTTGTGCACGAAGGGCAACATGTTGCGGACTTGGACTATCTTCAGACATTGGATTTTTCCGATTGGCATACGGTGTTTGCGCGATACGCCAGCGAGTTCAGGGCTTTCTGGCTACAGCCAAAAAACCAAGGTTCATGCCCCATCCCCGGCGTTTGTGTCGGAGCCGGAGGGAATTTTCCTGATCCCATTCCTATCGATCCCGCCGACAAGCAGCCCCCCATAACTTTGGGAAAGGATCAAAACTGTAAGCCATGTCCTACGCCTGCTCAAGGGAGCACGCCGCCTGCCAGAAGCAGAGTCCCCCAAATGAAGAATTCCAGGCAGGATGCCATCTTTCGGACCCTGATGAGTAATTATTCCTACCAGCAGTTCGACTGCTTTTATGTATGTAACAAGAGTTTTTCTGATGCAGTAGATGCCTTCACGCTTCCCGCCGGTGAGAATGTCGCAAACTCTGTGCGCCTGATGGACCTACGCCTTGAGTTGCAAAAGCTGGCGCCGACAATGAGCCTGGCCGAACTCAAACAAACTAAATTCGAGGCAGCAATCAGCGCTCTCGATGACATTGACTGGGCATTTTTGAAGGAGAGGCAGACGAAGTCCGCAAAAGGGCTCCACCTTTCCGATCCACTCTGGGACCTGCTTCGCAGCGCTGCGCCCGCACCCATCGTGGATATGATGGCAGCGGTGGTCGATAAGAAGAGTCCAAGGGATGCGGCGGTGAAAGCCCTGGAAAGCGCCTTGAAGAAAATTAAGTAA
- a CDS encoding helix-turn-helix domain-containing protein produces MQTKRKTAKKTIVAESSGNVFADLGLPNADQELMKARLTLQIHRIIQERGLTQTEAGRILGIPQPQVSALARNRSGNFSIGRLIEFLTALGQDVKITVTPARKPHGQMSVVVA; encoded by the coding sequence ATGCAGACCAAAAGAAAAACCGCTAAAAAAACTATTGTTGCGGAGAGTAGCGGCAATGTTTTTGCCGATCTTGGCCTTCCCAACGCGGACCAGGAGCTCATGAAAGCGCGCCTGACTCTGCAAATCCACCGTATCATCCAGGAACGCGGTCTTACCCAGACGGAGGCCGGAAGAATTCTCGGAATCCCGCAACCTCAAGTTTCAGCGTTGGCGCGCAATCGCTCCGGCAATTTCTCCATCGGTCGCCTGATTGAGTTTCTAACCGCACTTGGTCAGGACGTTAAGATAACCGTTACTCCGGCACGTAAACCGCACGGTCAAATGTCTGTTGTGGTGGCTTGA
- the bioB gene encoding biotin synthase BioB has protein sequence MRTDWTRQEIAALYHQPLLDLLVQAQEVHRKFHPANEVQMCRLLSIKTGGCPEDCAYCPQSARYPTGVEREPLMNCDEILPAARRAKADGATRFCMGAAWRQAPEGREFDSVLESVRAVAALGMEVCCTLGMLTHSQAAQLKEAGLTAYNHNLDSSPEFYANIISTRAYQERLDTIAAVRRAGITVCCGGILGMGESEDDRIGLLHQLATLRPHPESVPINMLVRAEGTPLASEPDLDPFIMVRTIACARILMPRSMVRLAAGRKQMSREAILLCFLAGANSIFTGERLLTTPNPAPDEDAALLQELGMRPMELAR, from the coding sequence ATGCGAACGGATTGGACCCGGCAGGAAATCGCTGCCCTCTATCATCAGCCGCTGCTCGATCTTCTTGTGCAAGCGCAAGAAGTACATCGAAAATTTCACCCGGCCAATGAAGTGCAGATGTGCCGGCTGCTTTCCATCAAGACCGGTGGATGTCCGGAGGACTGCGCTTACTGTCCGCAAAGCGCGCGCTACCCAACCGGGGTGGAGCGCGAGCCGCTGATGAATTGCGATGAAATTCTGCCCGCCGCCCGCCGCGCAAAAGCCGATGGCGCAACCCGCTTCTGCATGGGCGCTGCATGGCGGCAGGCGCCGGAAGGCCGCGAGTTCGATTCCGTACTGGAATCCGTGCGCGCGGTGGCCGCGCTGGGCATGGAAGTCTGCTGCACGCTGGGCATGCTGACGCATTCGCAAGCCGCTCAGCTTAAGGAAGCCGGCCTTACCGCTTACAACCATAACCTGGATTCTTCTCCCGAGTTTTACGCGAACATCATCAGCACCCGGGCTTACCAGGAACGTTTGGATACGATTGCTGCCGTGCGCAGGGCCGGCATCACGGTTTGCTGCGGCGGAATTCTCGGAATGGGCGAATCCGAAGATGACCGCATCGGGCTTTTGCATCAACTCGCCACGCTGCGCCCGCATCCTGAAAGTGTCCCGATCAATATGCTGGTCCGCGCAGAAGGCACGCCGCTGGCGTCGGAACCAGATCTCGATCCATTCATCATGGTGCGTACAATTGCCTGCGCCCGCATCCTGATGCCGCGTTCGATGGTCCGCCTGGCCGCAGGACGTAAGCAGATGTCGCGTGAAGCGATCCTGCTGTGCTTCCTCGCCGGAGCGAATTCCATCTTTACCGGTGAACGGCTTTTGACGACGCCAAACCCCGCGCCAGATGAGGACGCCGCGCTGTTGCAAGAGCTGGGAATGAGGCCAATGGAACTTGCGCGATAA
- a CDS encoding redoxin domain-containing protein — MKANVCSGLLFLLLAVIPSAANELRTTIVYDDAPTDLAAVREDGGQLWITTADLKRATRFEVKPQGVCRDELCFPLPKARQQEFIRKTPPVTWFNMTAFAALVHQPVAHDAAMSTWYFGLRSDQRQQLSSLQAPDFTLPDLNGKPHRLSDFRGKKILLVTWASW, encoded by the coding sequence ATGAAAGCCAATGTTTGCTCCGGTCTGTTGTTTCTTCTACTCGCCGTTATTCCTTCCGCGGCCAACGAGCTTCGCACCACCATTGTTTATGACGATGCGCCAACCGATCTGGCCGCGGTACGTGAAGACGGCGGCCAGCTCTGGATCACCACTGCCGACCTGAAGCGCGCAACGCGTTTTGAAGTAAAGCCGCAAGGAGTCTGTCGCGATGAGCTCTGCTTTCCGCTGCCCAAGGCGCGGCAGCAGGAATTTATTCGCAAGACTCCACCAGTGACGTGGTTTAACATGACGGCGTTTGCTGCTCTGGTCCACCAGCCGGTGGCGCATGATGCCGCAATGTCCACTTGGTATTTTGGGCTGCGCTCTGACCAGCGCCAGCAGCTCAGTTCACTGCAAGCGCCGGACTTTACGCTGCCTGATCTGAATGGCAAGCCGCACCGGCTCTCGGATTTCCGCGGAAAGAAAATTTTGCTGGTTACATGGGCAAGCTGGTGA
- a CDS encoding type II toxin-antitoxin system RelE/ParE family toxin yields the protein MNRELPKPLRWVGSSLSDLRSFPSEVRSAVGYALYAAQNGHVDPAAKPMKGFGGASVMEIIAPFAGNTWRAVYTIRFQEVVYVLHAFQKKSKSGISTPKKEIDLIYQRLAAAQRDYETRQKFYADQKKNR from the coding sequence GTGAATCGTGAGCTGCCAAAACCTCTCCGTTGGGTCGGGTCGTCTCTAAGCGATTTAAGGTCCTTTCCATCTGAGGTCCGTTCCGCAGTAGGCTATGCGCTCTATGCTGCGCAAAACGGCCATGTTGACCCGGCAGCAAAACCCATGAAAGGCTTTGGCGGCGCAAGTGTCATGGAAATTATTGCTCCCTTTGCTGGAAACACGTGGCGTGCCGTCTATACCATCCGCTTTCAAGAAGTTGTTTATGTCCTCCACGCTTTCCAGAAGAAATCCAAATCAGGGATTTCTACTCCAAAGAAAGAGATAGACCTGATTTATCAGCGGCTGGCGGCTGCTCAGCGAGACTACGAAACGAGGCAGAAATTTTATGCAGACCAAAAGAAAAACCGCTAA
- a CDS encoding tetratricopeptide repeat protein: MSAFLSRFMFVIALAAVVHGQGANTNVVAMDQANQLYSAKNWSAAAPAFETITHAEPGNALAWLRLGVSRHKLGQYASAVEAYKHIESDPQVGSSALYREAASLAKLNRNQEAIASLDKAIDAGLAQPSMFQQDADLASLRDEPGFRAVIEKADAIAHPCVHHPEYREFDFWIGEWDVVTTQGHNPAGTSSIQPIIDQCVLLENWTGGGGGTGKSFNHYDTSRKIWMQDWVDSRSNSIHFEGKLEDGVMSYYAESRKPDGTPIRRHLQFFKLDSDHVRQFSQQSSDGGKSWTTEYDFTYNRKK; the protein is encoded by the coding sequence ATGAGTGCATTTCTTTCTCGATTCATGTTTGTGATCGCGTTAGCTGCCGTTGTTCACGGGCAAGGCGCAAATACCAATGTGGTTGCAATGGACCAGGCCAATCAACTGTATTCGGCCAAAAACTGGAGCGCCGCCGCCCCAGCTTTTGAAACCATTACGCACGCGGAGCCTGGCAATGCGCTGGCTTGGTTGCGGCTGGGCGTTTCCCGCCACAAACTGGGCCAGTATGCGTCGGCGGTTGAGGCTTACAAGCACATAGAATCTGATCCGCAGGTCGGGTCTTCAGCGCTGTATCGCGAGGCTGCTTCACTGGCCAAACTGAACCGGAACCAGGAGGCGATTGCATCTTTGGATAAAGCCATAGATGCCGGTTTGGCCCAGCCAAGCATGTTTCAGCAAGATGCTGATCTGGCATCGTTGCGCGATGAACCTGGTTTTAGAGCGGTCATTGAGAAGGCTGATGCCATCGCACACCCGTGTGTTCATCATCCTGAATACCGCGAATTTGATTTCTGGATTGGCGAATGGGACGTTGTTACCACGCAAGGCCACAATCCGGCCGGAACCAGCAGCATTCAACCCATCATTGATCAATGTGTGTTGCTGGAAAACTGGACGGGCGGCGGAGGAGGCACGGGCAAAAGCTTCAACCATTACGATACCTCCAGAAAAATATGGATGCAGGATTGGGTCGACAGCCGATCCAACAGCATTCACTTTGAAGGCAAGCTGGAAGATGGCGTGATGAGCTACTACGCGGAGAGCCGCAAGCCGGATGGCACGCCCATCCGCCGCCATCTTCAGTTCTTTAAACTCGACTCCGACCACGTACGCCAATTCAGCCAGCAATCCAGCGATGGCGGCAAATCATGGACGACCGAATACGACTTCACTTACAACCGCAAGAAGTGA
- a CDS encoding alcohol dehydrogenase catalytic domain-containing protein, translated as MYALVSQYNPRYPKVSLPSAWKECIRELCRIEAIDVRPVSPARLQKKNAVQIQTVCGSLNYSDLNTVHAGASGWHGRHAVFGTEIAGWVMESDKQSQFKEGDLVVTRLLSVCGACNLCKEGRGRCTVLASQPRAAFQERVWVPEIAIRKVRPGISPLHAVALEFSASIAMDLLKRCLCLRPGETLLIAGANSAIGSCLTQMASRNGMRVLNILRSQEAASRCLRNGAEAVFVVSSSAELVELRERMRDAASTESVDAVVDFAADFYGPTCLALLKSAGTYLPVGQSGARQVHPAAVRPIASGEFQGSPYLFHDGSYDPQTLLDNRSVIPPIDSVYPYSKVRQACERAWWSQGKSGKVVIAFMDLQTCQTALQG; from the coding sequence TTGTACGCCCTAGTCTCTCAATATAATCCCCGTTACCCCAAAGTTTCTCTGCCTTCCGCATGGAAAGAGTGCATCCGTGAACTCTGCCGGATTGAGGCCATTGACGTTCGCCCTGTCTCTCCGGCACGGCTGCAGAAGAAAAATGCCGTTCAAATTCAAACTGTGTGCGGCAGCCTGAACTATAGCGACTTAAACACCGTCCATGCCGGCGCATCAGGCTGGCATGGCAGACATGCTGTATTCGGCACCGAGATTGCCGGCTGGGTCATGGAATCGGATAAACAGAGCCAATTTAAAGAAGGCGACCTCGTGGTTACGCGGCTGTTGAGCGTATGCGGAGCTTGTAATTTATGTAAAGAAGGCAGGGGCCGTTGTACCGTGCTGGCCAGTCAGCCAAGAGCGGCCTTTCAGGAACGGGTTTGGGTTCCTGAGATCGCTATACGCAAGGTACGTCCGGGAATTTCGCCGTTGCATGCAGTGGCCCTGGAGTTTTCGGCATCGATTGCCATGGATTTATTGAAACGATGTCTTTGTTTGCGGCCAGGTGAGACTTTGCTGATTGCTGGGGCCAACAGCGCTATTGGAAGCTGCCTCACCCAGATGGCCTCTCGCAACGGGATGCGCGTGCTAAACATTCTCCGCTCACAGGAGGCCGCATCGCGTTGTTTACGCAATGGTGCGGAGGCAGTCTTTGTGGTTTCCTCTTCCGCCGAGTTGGTGGAATTGCGGGAGCGTATGCGAGATGCGGCCTCTACTGAAAGTGTGGATGCCGTAGTCGATTTTGCCGCCGATTTTTACGGGCCCACTTGCCTTGCACTCCTGAAATCCGCGGGCACGTATTTGCCTGTTGGGCAGTCGGGAGCAAGGCAAGTTCATCCTGCCGCGGTGCGTCCAATCGCCAGTGGAGAATTTCAGGGCTCTCCCTATTTGTTTCACGATGGTTCCTATGATCCCCAGACGCTGCTGGATAATCGCTCGGTAATTCCTCCCATTGATTCGGTCTATCCCTATAGCAAGGTGCGGCAGGCATGTGAGCGCGCATGGTGGTCGCAGGGAAAGTCAGGCAAGGTAGTGATCGCGTTCATGGACCTTCAGACATGCCAGACAGCTTTACAGGGTTGA